A single region of the Pseudalkalibacillus berkeleyi genome encodes:
- the sufC gene encoding Fe-S cluster assembly ATPase SufC: MTAPNIKIENLHVSIEGKQIIKGLDLEINGGEIHAVMGPNGTGKSTLASALMGHPKYEITEGTVTFDGEDLLEMEVDERAKAGLFLAMQYPSEISGVTNADFLRSSINARREEGKEISLMKFIRKMDSKMELLDMDESFSQRYLNEGFSGGEKKRNEILQLLMLEPKIAILDEIDSGLDIDALKVVSKGVNDMRNPDFGCLIITHYQRLLNYITPDKVHVMMQGRIVKSGGPELAQRLEEEGYDWIKDELGIKDEVVQTEQA; this comes from the coding sequence ATGACTGCACCAAACATTAAGATTGAAAACCTACATGTTTCCATTGAAGGAAAACAAATCATTAAAGGTCTTGACCTTGAAATAAACGGTGGAGAGATCCATGCAGTAATGGGGCCGAACGGAACGGGTAAATCCACACTTGCTTCTGCATTGATGGGCCACCCTAAATATGAAATCACAGAAGGTACCGTAACTTTTGACGGGGAAGACCTTCTTGAAATGGAAGTAGATGAGCGTGCAAAAGCTGGTCTATTCCTAGCTATGCAATATCCAAGTGAGATTAGCGGTGTAACAAACGCTGACTTCCTACGTTCTTCTATTAACGCTCGTCGTGAAGAAGGAAAAGAAATTTCATTAATGAAGTTCATCCGTAAGATGGACAGCAAAATGGAGCTTCTTGATATGGACGAATCATTCTCTCAACGTTACCTGAATGAAGGATTCTCTGGCGGTGAGAAGAAGCGTAATGAAATTCTTCAACTGTTGATGCTTGAACCTAAGATCGCAATTCTTGATGAGATTGACTCTGGACTAGACATCGACGCATTGAAAGTTGTATCTAAAGGCGTTAATGATATGCGTAACCCAGATTTCGGTTGCTTAATCATTACTCACTATCAACGTCTACTTAACTACATCACACCTGATAAAGTCCATGTAATGATGCAAGGACGTATTGTGAAATCTGGTGGACCTGAACTTGCTCAACGACTTGAGGAAGAAGGATATGACTGGATTAAAGATGAACTAGGAATTAAAGACGAAGTTGTTCAAACAGAACAAGCATAG
- a CDS encoding anti-sigma factor domain-containing protein: MKRGLIMKVSKRKAVILTKDGSFENVRLKKGEQPEIGQEYICPNENVHPTYRTDRMLLPSFSLSLVAIIVFVLVAGGFPFGHQKASAAAYVSFDINPSIEVAVDKDLNVLKVRALNEDAKSLLDNTEGLENKSLKHFSQSLFKKLKEFGYFDTYNDLLITSSYDQSLESSDVQKRIKDAINQLKSNKQVKNTSIVLSIMETTPEQRKEANKLGLSMGKFMVYQDALQQDQSLKVEHVRTLSFSELRKLNVDKNNTDVVEAVLPEGSTPQSDQVKHTNFDSKETKPLHKKQDSQKNTQTKSVENVLNEPDQAELDTAIKDLKEDKVTAPSVPAKTEDSKQQTITGNEENKDAKESENDQDAESEEDDEERKNKEEENEGKDISKKHSHKKSFSKKDKHKKDHKNHNRQVKIKIHLGEWKKQLPSSDHNQDRDLLKVQFVQTGTFQNLFSTGF, translated from the coding sequence GTGAAACGCGGCCTTATCATGAAAGTTTCAAAGCGTAAAGCAGTGATCTTAACGAAAGATGGCAGCTTTGAGAACGTACGATTGAAGAAGGGTGAACAACCAGAAATTGGACAAGAATATATATGTCCAAATGAAAATGTTCATCCAACCTATCGTACTGACCGTATGTTATTACCTTCATTCTCACTATCTTTAGTTGCAATTATCGTATTTGTTCTAGTGGCAGGAGGTTTTCCATTCGGACATCAAAAAGCATCTGCAGCAGCTTATGTCAGTTTCGATATTAATCCTAGTATTGAAGTAGCTGTTGATAAGGATTTAAACGTCCTCAAGGTCCGAGCATTAAATGAGGATGCAAAAAGTTTGCTTGATAACACCGAAGGATTAGAGAATAAGTCGCTTAAGCACTTCTCTCAATCTTTATTTAAGAAGTTGAAAGAGTTTGGTTATTTCGACACGTATAATGATCTATTAATTACTTCATCATACGACCAATCCCTTGAATCTTCTGATGTTCAGAAGCGAATTAAAGATGCAATCAATCAGCTTAAATCTAATAAACAAGTTAAGAATACGAGTATTGTTCTTTCCATAATGGAAACCACTCCAGAACAGCGGAAGGAAGCTAATAAGCTTGGTTTATCCATGGGGAAATTCATGGTTTATCAAGATGCCCTACAACAAGACCAATCCCTTAAGGTAGAGCATGTTAGAACTCTGTCTTTCTCAGAACTACGAAAATTAAATGTCGATAAAAATAATACAGACGTTGTTGAAGCCGTTTTACCTGAAGGATCGACACCTCAGTCGGATCAAGTTAAACATACGAATTTTGATAGTAAAGAAACTAAACCGCTTCATAAAAAGCAAGATTCGCAGAAAAATACACAAACTAAATCTGTTGAAAACGTTTTAAATGAACCAGATCAAGCAGAACTAGATACAGCAATTAAGGACTTAAAAGAAGATAAAGTAACTGCACCTTCAGTTCCAGCTAAAACAGAGGATTCTAAGCAGCAGACCATTACAGGTAATGAGGAAAATAAGGATGCGAAAGAGTCTGAAAACGATCAGGATGCCGAAAGTGAAGAAGATGATGAAGAGCGAAAAAACAAAGAGGAAGAGAATGAGGGCAAAGATATAAGTAAAAAGCACTCACATAAAAAGTCTTTCTCAAAGAAGGACAAACACAAGAAGGACCACAAGAACCATAATCGTCAGGTTAAAATTAAAATTCATTTAGGAGAGTGGAAGAAACAGCTTCCTTCTTCGGATCATAATCAAGATCGCGACCTATTAAAGGTACAATTTGTACAGACGGGCACGTTCCAGAACCTTTTTTCAACCGGTTTTTAA
- a CDS encoding toprim domain-containing protein encodes MELETKVLIVEGKTDRDKVKKLIQEPVEIICTHGTLSFTKLEELIELIEDRDIYILVDEDDAGHKLRKILKRELPNANHLYTQSIYKEVAETPLMYLAKILMNANFRIDQRYLLNGGAS; translated from the coding sequence ATGGAACTTGAGACGAAAGTGTTGATCGTTGAAGGCAAAACAGATCGAGATAAAGTGAAAAAGTTAATCCAGGAGCCTGTCGAAATCATTTGCACACATGGAACACTCAGCTTTACAAAATTAGAAGAGCTCATAGAGTTAATTGAAGATCGAGACATTTATATTCTCGTTGATGAAGATGATGCGGGACATAAGCTCAGGAAAATTTTAAAGCGAGAACTCCCTAATGCAAATCACCTTTATACACAAAGCATTTATAAAGAAGTTGCTGAAACACCTTTAATGTATCTTGCAAAAATCTTGATGAACGCAAATTTTCGTATTGATCAAAGGTATTTATTAAACGGAGGTGCTTCATGA
- the gcvH gene encoding glycine cleavage system protein GcvH yields the protein MEFPKELRYSEEHEWVKVEGNKAHIGITAFAQDELGDIVFVELPEVGDEIEIDEPFGSVESVKTVSELYAPVSGKVVEINEELEDSPEFVNESPYEKAWMIVVELSDESELEKLMTSEGYQKMVSEE from the coding sequence ATGGAATTTCCAAAGGAACTGCGTTATTCAGAAGAACACGAATGGGTAAAAGTTGAAGGTAACAAAGCACACATCGGGATTACTGCTTTCGCCCAAGATGAGCTTGGCGATATCGTATTCGTTGAATTACCTGAAGTAGGGGACGAAATCGAAATTGACGAACCATTCGGTAGCGTTGAATCTGTTAAGACAGTGTCTGAATTGTACGCGCCAGTTAGTGGTAAAGTCGTAGAAATTAATGAAGAATTAGAAGATAGCCCAGAATTCGTTAACGAATCTCCATATGAAAAAGCTTGGATGATCGTTGTAGAACTTTCTGATGAATCTGAACTTGAAAAATTGATGACATCAGAAGGATATCAGAAGATGGTTAGCGAAGAATAA
- a CDS encoding methionine ABC transporter ATP-binding protein: MITLKNIKKVFYTKDGPVNAVNHVDLEIEKGEIFGVIGYSGAGKSTLIRMLNMLERPTDGSVDINGQALTNLNSKDLRTARQRIGMIFQHFNLLWSRTVKENIAFPLEIAGVGKEERDKRVNELIELVGLTGRGESYPSQLSGGQKQRVGIARSLANNPDVLLCDEATSALDPKTTDSILNLLVDINQKLGLTIVLITHEMHVIRKICNRVAVMEDGKVVEQGPVLEVFKSPEKEITQNFVKQVTEPEETEETIQHLIEKGDQHKVVKLTFVGGTAERPLISDLIRKFQVNVNILQGKISQTRDGAYGTLFIQVEGEANEIEKAVSHVRQQEVEVEVIVHD; this comes from the coding sequence TTGATCACTTTAAAAAATATAAAGAAAGTCTTTTACACGAAAGACGGTCCGGTTAATGCAGTCAATCACGTTGACCTTGAAATTGAGAAAGGCGAGATCTTCGGTGTCATTGGATATAGTGGCGCAGGGAAGAGTACACTCATTCGGATGTTGAACATGCTAGAAAGACCGACTGACGGCTCAGTCGATATAAATGGACAAGCCTTAACGAATCTAAACAGCAAGGATCTTCGCACAGCTCGGCAACGAATCGGAATGATTTTTCAACACTTCAACCTATTATGGAGTAGAACAGTCAAAGAAAATATCGCATTTCCTTTAGAAATCGCTGGCGTTGGTAAAGAAGAACGGGACAAGCGTGTAAATGAATTGATTGAACTTGTCGGACTAACAGGTCGTGGCGAGTCATATCCTTCGCAATTAAGTGGCGGTCAAAAGCAACGTGTTGGCATTGCAAGATCGCTTGCAAATAATCCGGATGTTCTTTTATGTGATGAAGCTACTTCTGCATTAGATCCGAAAACGACAGATTCGATCTTAAATCTTCTCGTTGATATTAATCAAAAATTAGGTTTGACTATTGTTCTGATCACACACGAAATGCATGTAATTAGGAAAATTTGCAATCGGGTAGCGGTCATGGAAGATGGAAAAGTCGTTGAACAAGGTCCAGTATTAGAAGTATTTAAATCTCCTGAAAAAGAAATCACGCAGAATTTTGTGAAGCAAGTAACAGAACCAGAAGAAACAGAGGAAACGATTCAACACCTGATAGAAAAAGGGGATCAACATAAGGTAGTGAAGCTTACTTTTGTTGGTGGTACTGCTGAACGGCCGCTCATTAGTGATTTGATCCGGAAATTCCAGGTGAACGTAAATATTTTACAGGGGAAGATTTCTCAGACGAGAGACGGGGCATATGGCACTTTGTTCATCCAAGTCGAGGGTGAAGCCAATGAGATTGAAAAAGCGGTTAGCCATGTCCGACAGCAAGAAGTGGAAGTGGAGGTGATCGTCCATGACTAA
- the sigI gene encoding RNA polymerase sigma-I factor, with protein MTSMNMNLLVKPNFNKTVKKNVTIEDKVKKVTKGDEVLRNQLLEDYQPFIKKVTSKVCNQYIDQSRDEYSIGLTAFNEAINQYQEGQGSRFLTFADMVIRRRVIDFIRKEARQNRYVFLEPEETDEEGRLEDSYAEQKAAIHHYDQQLQVENRVYEIEEFQELLKDYGITFKVLSKNCPKHIDARENAKKIAQLLAEDEKLAAYLAEKKQLPIKDLLNMVSCSRKTIERNRKYIIAIALIYIGGYTSLRSYIEPS; from the coding sequence ATGACATCAATGAATATGAACTTATTAGTCAAACCAAACTTCAATAAAACTGTTAAGAAAAACGTTACGATAGAAGATAAAGTTAAAAAGGTTACTAAAGGAGACGAAGTCCTCAGAAATCAATTACTAGAGGATTATCAGCCATTCATTAAGAAAGTAACATCAAAAGTTTGTAACCAATATATCGATCAATCAAGAGATGAATATAGTATCGGACTAACCGCATTTAACGAGGCCATTAACCAGTATCAGGAGGGACAAGGAAGTCGATTCCTGACCTTTGCTGATATGGTCATCCGAAGACGTGTCATTGATTTTATCCGTAAGGAAGCACGTCAGAACAGGTATGTCTTTTTAGAGCCTGAAGAGACCGATGAAGAAGGTCGATTAGAGGACAGCTACGCAGAGCAAAAGGCAGCAATTCACCATTATGATCAACAACTTCAAGTCGAAAACCGTGTCTATGAAATTGAAGAATTTCAAGAATTGCTCAAAGACTATGGCATAACCTTTAAGGTTTTGAGTAAAAACTGTCCTAAACATATTGATGCAAGAGAAAATGCAAAGAAAATCGCTCAATTACTAGCAGAAGATGAGAAATTAGCTGCTTATCTTGCAGAGAAAAAGCAATTGCCGATAAAAGATTTATTAAATATGGTTTCTTGCAGTCGTAAAACGATTGAACGTAATCGAAAATATATAATAGCAATTGCATTGATTTATATTGGAGGGTATACATCGCTTAGATCTTACATTGAGCCCTCTTGA
- a CDS encoding SCP2 sterol-binding domain-containing protein, whose translation MKQVIEVFTKRLERQSYLSPFFKLQDFVITLSSNKEQVSIHMKKRSCQVIMDDIQSENVIEIIGSSDTLLQLIQGNEKLSTLIKQNKVTVNASYRVVLKLESIFFLSGQQSRNAM comes from the coding sequence ATGAAACAGGTTATAGAGGTGTTTACGAAACGATTAGAAAGACAGTCGTATTTATCACCCTTTTTCAAGTTGCAAGACTTTGTCATAACCTTGTCCTCTAATAAAGAACAGGTATCCATTCATATGAAAAAACGATCATGTCAAGTGATTATGGATGACATTCAGAGTGAGAATGTCATCGAAATTATTGGTAGTTCGGATACGTTATTACAACTCATTCAAGGTAATGAGAAGCTATCAACCTTAATCAAGCAAAACAAAGTAACCGTAAATGCTTCGTATCGAGTCGTCCTAAAGTTAGAGTCGATCTTCTTTTTATCTGGTCAACAATCCAGAAATGCCATGTAG
- a CDS encoding carboxymuconolactone decarboxylase family protein: MKQNEMNEQPGSPTEEALMDYKHGLGIFTEKMPDVARKYNAFTESCFKAGKLSKKEKQLIALGISIYSQDEYCIIYHTKGCLDQGCTEEEILESVGVCAAFGGGAAMSQSVTLVQEAISDLSQMKH, from the coding sequence ATGAAACAAAATGAGATGAATGAACAGCCAGGTTCTCCGACAGAAGAAGCGTTAATGGACTATAAGCACGGATTAGGGATTTTTACTGAAAAAATGCCTGATGTAGCACGCAAGTATAATGCGTTTACTGAATCATGCTTTAAAGCTGGGAAATTATCGAAAAAAGAAAAACAACTGATTGCATTAGGCATTAGTATCTATTCTCAAGATGAGTATTGCATCATATATCATACTAAAGGGTGTCTAGACCAAGGTTGTACTGAAGAAGAGATACTAGAATCTGTTGGTGTTTGTGCTGCCTTTGGAGGAGGAGCGGCCATGAGTCAGTCTGTGACACTTGTTCAAGAGGCTATTTCTGACTTAAGTCAAATGAAACATTAA
- a CDS encoding PQQ-dependent sugar dehydrogenase, protein MALGLMGCSSNQEDNHDTSEYKGTSKPAYEENRQDAEILATKLKVPWQINVINDTVFYLSGRTGEVYSIKGDSKQKQKINLSEKVVARTEGGLLGFLILEQQSEPLEAIVYHTYQKDGKLLNRVVRVQKEESVWLETSVLLENIPGGPIHNGGRIALGPDGFLYITTGDAGNKALSQDSKSLAGKILRIQLDGKIPADNPIAESPIYSIGHRNPQGLGWDSDGTMYSSEHGSRGHDEINKIVPGGNYGWPNIQGDEEQEGMIRPVFHSGNETWAPSGLDISGSKIYVAALAGEQIRVFDLKKGTHSVWKDGYGRMRDVKIVDEYLYTVTNNTDGRGKPKKNDDRLLRFKVN, encoded by the coding sequence ATGGCTTTGGGCTTAATGGGATGTTCCTCCAACCAGGAGGACAATCATGATACAAGTGAATACAAAGGTACCTCTAAACCTGCTTATGAGGAAAACAGACAAGATGCTGAAATCCTCGCCACAAAGCTTAAAGTTCCATGGCAAATCAATGTGATTAATGATACTGTTTTCTACCTTTCCGGGAGAACGGGAGAAGTTTATAGCATTAAAGGGGATTCTAAACAAAAACAGAAGATTAATTTGTCGGAAAAGGTTGTTGCAAGAACGGAAGGTGGATTGCTAGGATTCCTCATTCTTGAACAGCAAAGCGAACCTTTAGAAGCCATTGTGTATCATACATATCAAAAGGACGGTAAATTACTTAATCGAGTTGTAAGAGTACAAAAGGAAGAGAGTGTTTGGCTCGAAACTTCAGTGTTACTTGAAAATATACCTGGTGGTCCAATCCATAATGGAGGAAGAATCGCATTAGGCCCTGATGGATTCTTGTATATTACAACAGGTGATGCTGGGAACAAAGCGTTATCTCAGGATTCGAAAAGTCTTGCAGGGAAAATATTAAGAATTCAATTAGATGGTAAGATTCCAGCTGATAACCCGATTGCTGAATCACCTATCTATTCAATTGGACATCGTAATCCTCAAGGGTTAGGTTGGGATTCAGATGGTACGATGTATAGCTCAGAACATGGATCAAGAGGTCATGATGAAATTAATAAGATCGTTCCTGGAGGAAATTATGGCTGGCCAAATATCCAAGGTGATGAAGAACAAGAAGGAATGATTCGTCCTGTATTTCACTCAGGTAATGAAACCTGGGCACCGTCTGGATTAGACATATCAGGGTCCAAAATTTATGTTGCAGCATTGGCTGGGGAGCAAATTAGAGTGTTCGACCTCAAAAAGGGGACACATTCGGTATGGAAAGATGGATATGGTAGGATGCGGGATGTTAAAATAGTAGACGAATACCTATATACCGTTACCAATAATACTGATGGCAGAGGAAAACCGAAGAAAAACGATGATCGACTCTTACGGTTCAAAGTGAATTAA
- a CDS encoding DUF2553 family protein produces the protein MGQDVRRTDITEKVYGKMDQGSMSLYLNKAQIGKIKFTNQGNLYEMGEGFEFEEDKFYRQESNASDQKQQQLVDDCEFGWC, from the coding sequence ATGGGCCAGGACGTTCGTCGTACCGATATTACGGAAAAGGTCTATGGGAAGATGGATCAAGGTTCTATGTCTCTGTATTTGAACAAAGCTCAAATAGGCAAAATTAAATTTACCAACCAAGGGAATTTGTACGAGATGGGTGAAGGATTTGAATTCGAAGAGGACAAGTTTTACCGACAAGAATCAAACGCCTCTGATCAAAAACAACAACAACTCGTCGATGACTGTGAATTCGGTTGGTGTTAA
- a CDS encoding thioredoxin family protein, which yields MIEEVNYEKVIRQRFTRQNTVVYFYTPLCGTCKLAKQMLEIAIVTLPNDKLPTIMACNLNHMPAIAREWELTSVPCLAFLKDGKVTEKVYSFQSVDNIYNKLWKFNINTQKNSG from the coding sequence ATGATTGAAGAAGTGAACTATGAAAAGGTGATCAGACAACGATTCACTCGACAAAATACAGTTGTATACTTCTACACACCATTATGCGGTACGTGTAAATTAGCAAAACAGATGCTAGAGATAGCTATTGTAACGCTACCTAATGATAAATTGCCGACAATTATGGCATGTAATTTGAATCATATGCCTGCAATTGCTAGAGAATGGGAACTGACGAGCGTTCCATGTCTTGCCTTTCTGAAGGATGGAAAGGTGACAGAAAAGGTATACTCCTTCCAATCTGTCGACAATATTTATAATAAACTGTGGAAATTCAACATAAATACTCAAAAAAACAGTGGATAA
- a CDS encoding methionine ABC transporter permease, whose product MTNLFPNVDWEDMWEATLETIYMTVISVSATFVLGIILGLLLFLTDKNNLWQNKPVQSVVATFVNIFRSIPFIILIILLVPFTTWMVGSMLGANAALPALIIGAAPFYARMVEIALREIDKGVIEAAKSMGATDMQIIYKVLLPESLPALISGITVTAIALISYTAMAGVVGSGGLGTLAFLDGFQRSQNDVTLVATVIILIIVFIIQWTGDFLTQRTDKR is encoded by the coding sequence ATGACTAATTTATTTCCTAATGTTGATTGGGAAGATATGTGGGAAGCTACTCTTGAAACCATATATATGACTGTCATTTCTGTCAGTGCGACATTTGTATTAGGTATCATATTGGGATTACTCTTATTCCTTACTGACAAGAATAATCTATGGCAAAACAAGCCAGTACAATCGGTCGTAGCTACATTCGTCAATATTTTCAGGTCAATTCCATTTATTATATTGATTATTTTACTCGTACCGTTTACAACATGGATGGTTGGATCTATGTTAGGTGCGAATGCTGCACTCCCTGCATTGATTATCGGTGCTGCTCCTTTCTATGCACGAATGGTTGAAATCGCCTTACGTGAAATAGATAAAGGAGTAATTGAAGCAGCTAAATCAATGGGTGCAACAGATATGCAAATCATTTACAAAGTACTATTGCCTGAATCACTACCTGCACTGATTTCTGGTATCACGGTCACTGCAATTGCATTAATATCTTACACAGCAATGGCTGGGGTTGTAGGATCAGGTGGACTAGGTACTTTAGCGTTCTTAGACGGATTCCAGAGATCTCAAAACGATGTCACACTTGTTGCAACCGTCATTATATTAATCATCGTGTTTATCATCCAATGGACGGGTGACTTCTTAACACAAAGAACGGATAAAAGATAA
- a CDS encoding TlpA disulfide reductase family protein: MSEKVNFSLRNIANHQLVSLSDFTGKPVILQFWVSWCPDCMREVPLLNQFYESMRSEQIVVISINVSGREGSSEQRDEFISRNHISIPVLKDKGTEVYDQFGCKGVPTTVLLSADHTVQEVYGDKDTFPNMLHGISGLLTR, translated from the coding sequence ATGTCTGAGAAAGTAAATTTTTCATTGAGGAATATTGCTAATCATCAACTTGTTTCTTTATCTGACTTTACCGGAAAGCCTGTTATCCTACAGTTCTGGGTTTCTTGGTGTCCGGATTGCATGAGGGAAGTTCCTTTATTAAATCAGTTTTATGAATCGATGAGAAGTGAACAAATAGTGGTCATTTCAATAAATGTATCAGGAAGAGAAGGCTCAAGTGAACAAAGGGACGAATTTATTAGCAGAAATCATATATCTATCCCTGTTTTAAAAGACAAAGGAACTGAAGTGTATGATCAATTTGGATGTAAAGGCGTACCTACGACGGTTTTATTGAGTGCGGATCATACAGTACAAGAGGTTTACGGAGATAAAGATACTTTTCCAAATATGCTACATGGCATTTCTGGATTGTTGACCAGATAA
- a CDS encoding arsenate reductase family protein, giving the protein MLTVYEYPNCSTCKKTKKWLNDQGKNFEAVHIVESTPSKEELASLHEKSGLELKKFFNTSGKMYRELEMKERMKTASEDELLELLASEGMLIKRPIVTDGKHVTVGFKEETFNQTWK; this is encoded by the coding sequence TTGCTAACCGTATATGAATATCCAAATTGCTCAACGTGTAAGAAAACGAAGAAATGGTTAAACGATCAAGGAAAAAACTTTGAAGCTGTACATATTGTAGAAAGTACGCCTTCCAAAGAAGAACTTGCTTCTTTACACGAAAAGAGTGGATTAGAACTTAAGAAATTCTTTAATACGAGTGGAAAAATGTATCGTGAGCTTGAAATGAAGGAACGTATGAAGACAGCCTCAGAGGACGAGCTTCTAGAGTTGCTAGCTTCCGAAGGCATGCTGATTAAACGCCCGATTGTAACGGACGGTAAGCATGTCACTGTTGGGTTTAAAGAAGAAACGTTCAATCAAACTTGGAAATAG
- a CDS encoding MetQ/NlpA family ABC transporter substrate-binding protein, with translation MKKFISILGTVLVISVLAACGGKSGDKEELVVGASNVPHAEILEEAQPLLEEKGVQLEIETFQDYVVPNKALANKELDANYFQHVPYMEQQMKENEKYDFVNAGGIHIEPMGVYSKEYKSLEELPKGAEIIMSNAVADHGRILSMFESEGLITLKEGVKKSEATVKDIDENPKNLNFEPKVDAGLLPKIYNNGEGDAVLINTNYAIDAGLDPKKDAIALEGTDSPYVNIIAVNKGNEDDERIKKLVEVLRSKEMQDFIKKEYKGAVVPVSE, from the coding sequence ATGAAAAAATTTATTTCGATTTTGGGTACCGTATTAGTGATTTCTGTATTAGCTGCTTGTGGTGGAAAAAGTGGAGACAAAGAAGAGCTAGTTGTAGGAGCTTCCAATGTTCCTCATGCTGAAATTCTTGAAGAAGCACAGCCGTTGTTAGAAGAAAAAGGTGTTCAACTTGAGATTGAAACGTTCCAAGATTATGTTGTTCCGAACAAAGCGCTTGCCAATAAAGAGCTGGATGCGAACTACTTTCAACATGTTCCTTACATGGAGCAACAAATGAAAGAAAATGAAAAGTACGACTTCGTTAACGCAGGTGGTATTCACATAGAGCCTATGGGTGTTTATTCTAAAGAATACAAAAGCCTCGAAGAGCTACCTAAGGGCGCAGAAATCATTATGAGTAATGCAGTTGCCGATCACGGCCGAATTCTAAGTATGTTTGAGAGCGAAGGCTTGATTACTTTAAAAGAAGGCGTTAAGAAATCGGAAGCGACTGTTAAGGATATCGATGAAAATCCAAAAAACCTTAATTTCGAACCAAAGGTTGATGCAGGCCTACTTCCTAAAATCTACAATAATGGTGAAGGGGACGCAGTTCTGATTAACACGAACTACGCGATTGATGCTGGACTTGATCCGAAGAAAGACGCAATTGCATTAGAAGGCACAGATTCTCCTTATGTAAACATTATTGCTGTGAATAAAGGAAATGAAGATGATGAAAGAATCAAAAAGTTAGTTGAAGTACTTCGTTCTAAAGAAATGCAAGACTTTATCAAAAAAGAATACAAAGGTGCCGTTGTTCCAGTAAGTGAATAA
- a CDS encoding LysE family translocator, whose product MLATVSGYILLGLSIAAPIGPINIEIIKRGLVYGFWAALLVGAGGISSDLALMALMFFGLSQVMTLVWVKISLTMLGCFILIHSGVNNLRVTQDMNRAEEGGDRHGRVKIRSYLSGVTIAASNPMNLLFWLGIYGSVLSGVLQQSNHLQSFFISSLVFIGIALWNLNLAFTVHFGRLLMNASIMKGVNIIASFVLIGFGVKFGWMGVKELVEVVGRN is encoded by the coding sequence ATGCTCGCAACCGTATCTGGTTATATCCTTTTAGGACTTTCCATTGCTGCTCCAATTGGACCGATTAATATCGAAATCATTAAACGTGGACTTGTATATGGATTTTGGGCAGCACTACTCGTGGGTGCTGGAGGCATTTCTTCAGATCTTGCGCTCATGGCACTTATGTTTTTTGGGCTTTCTCAAGTGATGACGTTAGTTTGGGTGAAAATCTCACTCACTATGCTAGGCTGCTTCATCCTCATCCACTCAGGCGTAAACAATTTACGTGTAACACAAGATATGAATAGAGCTGAAGAAGGTGGAGATCGACACGGGCGCGTTAAAATTCGATCTTATTTATCTGGGGTGACGATTGCAGCATCAAACCCAATGAACCTACTCTTCTGGCTTGGTATATACGGTTCCGTTTTGAGTGGCGTGCTACAACAAAGTAACCACCTTCAGTCCTTTTTCATCAGCAGTCTCGTATTTATTGGGATTGCACTTTGGAATTTAAACCTCGCATTCACCGTACACTTTGGTCGTTTGTTAATGAATGCATCTATTATGAAGGGCGTCAATATTATTGCGAGCTTTGTATTGATCGGATTCGGAGTTAAATTCGGATGGATGGGAGTAAAGGAGTTGGTTGAGGTAGTTGGGAGGAATTGA